One Tachysurus vachellii isolate PV-2020 chromosome 18, HZAU_Pvac_v1, whole genome shotgun sequence DNA segment encodes these proteins:
- the glis2b gene encoding zinc finger protein GLIS2b isoform X2 — protein sequence MSPSSHHTPCSPELTGNGSSHLFSGDSAHIRYVEGGAPSQAFQFFLPIGGGGIHMPSSIFIGQHRDKRASPELSADEQLSCRWKKCQLLFDSLQDLVDHVNDFHVKPERDSGYCCHWEGCARKGRGFNARYKMLIHIRTHTNEKPHRCPTCNKSFSRLENLKIHNRSHTGEKPYLCPYEGCNKRYSNSSDRFKHTRTHYVDKPYYCKMAGCLKRYTDPSSLRKHIKAHGHFVASQEQQTSPGGGVGRRGGGMGSPVLKPSHITGKESELSYAHIILPNATAALLGTSLSLSPLSPRPLDLSMLGSPSSPVLSFNGLAKSPLLPTAFSTSPLGLPVVPVLCSDSRGQATGSSRVMEHEEEGPRNILNLSTGESWVVIPSGSFMLKPALVN from the exons gactctgctcACATCCGTTATGTTGAGGGAGGGGCCCCTTCACAAGCTTTTCAGTTCTTTTTGCCAATTGGAGGAGGAGGGATCCATATGCCATCCTCAATATTTATTGGCCAGCACAGGGACAAGAGGGCTTCCCCTGAACTTTCAGCAGATGAACAGCTGTCCTGTCGATGGAAGAAG TGCCAATTGCTTTTTGACTCCTTGCAAGATTTAGTGGACCATGTAAATGATTTTCATGTAAAGCCTGAGAGAGATTCTGGGTATTGCTGCCATTGGGAGGGCTGTGCACGCAAAGGACGGGGCTTCAATGCAAG ATACAAAATGTTAATCCACATTCGTACACACACCAATGAGAAGCCACACCGCTGCCCTACCTGTAACAAAAGCTTTTCACGTCTGGAAAACCTCAAGATCCACAATCGTTCACACACAG GTGAGAAACCATACCTATGTCCTTATGAAGGCTGTAATAAGCGTTATTCAAACTCCAGTGACCGCTTCAAGCACACCCGTACTCACTATGTGGATAAGCCGTACTATTGCAAGATGGCTGGCTGTTTGAAGCGTTACACGGACCCGAGCTCTCTAAGAAAGCACATCAAGGCACATGGGCATTTCGTGGCTTCACAGGAGCAGCAGACAAGCCCAGGTGGGGGAGTCGGTAGACGAGGTGGGGGCATGGGCTCACCTGTGCTGAAGCCATCTCACATTACAGGGAAAGAGTCTGAGCTGAGCTATGCCCATATCATCTTGCCAAATGCAACAGCTGCTCTCCTTGGTACCTCTCTCTCCTTGTCACCTTTGAGTCCTAGGCCCCTGGATCTGAGCATGCTGGGAAGTCCCAGTTCACCTGTCCTGTCCTTTAATGGTCTGGCCAAGTCACCACTGCTACCCACTGCCTTCTCGACATCACCGCTTGGCCTGCCTGTGGTGCCTGTTTTGTGCTCAGATAGCAGAGGACAAGCAACAGGCAGTTCTAGAGTAATGGAGCACGAGGAAGAAGGCCCTAGGAACATCCTCAACCTCTCCACAGGAGAGTCATGGGTGGTCATACCTTCAGGCTCTTTTATGTTGAAGCCAGCTCTGGTCAACTGA
- the pam16 gene encoding mitochondrial import inner membrane translocase subunit tim16 encodes MAKYLAQIVVMGVQVVGRAFARALRQEFAGIQAAAEARGRAGKQSAAVSSFTGMSLQEAQQILNVATLNPEEIQKNYEHLFKVNDKTVGGSFYLQSKVVRAKERLDEEIAIEKQDKPPAQEQTQT; translated from the exons ATG GCGAAGTATCTGGCTCAGATCGTGGTGATGGGAGTGCAGGTCGTCGGCAGGGCTTTCGCTCGGGCTTTACGGCAGGAGTTTGCAGGCAT TCAGGCTGCGGCAGAGGCGAGAGGACGGGCAGGTAAGCAGTCGGCTGCAGTTTCCAGTTTCACTGGGATGAGTCTACAGGAAGCACAGCAGATTCTGAATGTAGCAACACTaaacccagaggaaatccaGAAG AATTatgaacatttgttcaaagtaaATGACAAAACTGTCGGAGGATCTTTCTACCTGCAGTCTAAG GTGGTGAGAGCTAAGGAGCGTCTTGATGAAGAGATTGCAATTGAGAAGCAAGACAAACCACCAGCGCaggaacagacacaaacatga